From one Balaenoptera acutorostrata chromosome 6, mBalAcu1.1, whole genome shotgun sequence genomic stretch:
- the LOC103006095 gene encoding acyl-coenzyme A amino acid N-acyltransferase 2-like isoform X1, whose product MEFLFLDWAGNTTWSLCRLPMLQLTATPASALADEPVHIRVTGLPPLQTVTLMASVKDEKGNLYQSRAFYRASKAGELDLKQAPALGGHYVGVHPMGLFWSLKPEKAFERLIKKDVMNSPFWITLDLYDSVYLQKSGEVQPRASQVVQRWFSSPEMQRVQIREGRVRGALFLPPGEGPFPGLIDLFGGIGGLVEYRASLLAAHGFAVLALAYFAYADLPKQLQEVDLEYFEEAANLLLAHPKIQKPGIGVISVSKGAEIGLAMACYLKEVAATVCINGCNAIFEFPLRYRDLLITPIPSLPERMEFNIMGALCLRHYKGNPRDELNQHSVLPIEKAQGPILFIIGEDDECFNSREYAEQALDQLRRHGRSSGRLLLYPGAGHLIEPPYSPLCYASWSRGLFCPLLWGGDPAGHAAAQEHAWGEIQKFFRQHLVQSRSTL is encoded by the exons ATggaatttttgtttcttgattg GGCAGGAAATACCACTTGGTCCCTTTGCCGGTTGCCAATGCTCCAGCTGACAGCCACCCCGGCAAGTGCCCTCGCGGATGAGCCCGTGCACATCCGAGTGACAGGCCTGCCCCCACTGCAGACGGTAACCCTCATGGCATCTGTGAAGGATGAGAAGGGGAATCTGTACCAGTCCAGAGCCTTCTACAGGGCCAGCAAGGCTGGTGAGCTGGACCTGAAGCAGGCTCCTGCCTTGGGAGGCCACTACGTGGGGGTCCACCCGATGGGCCTCTTCTGGTCTCTGAAGCCTGAGAAGGCTTTTGAGAGGCTGATTAAGAAAGATGTGATGAACAGCCCCTTTTGGATCACTCTGGATCTGTATGACTCCGTTTATTTACAAAAGTCAGGGGAGGTTCAGCCCAGGGCCAGCCAGGTGGTGCAGCGTTGGTTCTCCAGCCCTGAGATGCAGCGGGTGCAGATCCGAGAAGGTCGTGTGCGAGGAGCCCTTTTCCTCCCTCCAG GGGAAGGCCCTTTCCCAGGACTCATTGATTTGTTTGGGGGCATCGGGGGTCTAGTTGAATATCGGGCCAGTCTTCTGGCTGCCCATGGCTTTGCAGTGCTGGCTTTAGCATATTTTGCCTACGCAGACCTGCCCAAGCAGTTGCAGGAGGTGGACCTGGAATATTTTGAGGAAGCTGCCAACTTGCTACTAGCTCATCCCAag ATCCAAAAGCCAGGAATTGGAGTGATCTCTGTGAGCAAAGGTGCAGAGATCGGGCTGGCCATGGCCTGCTACCTGAAGGAGGTGGCAGCCACCGTCTGCATCAATGGGTGCAATGCCATCTTTGAATTTCCGCTCCGGTACCGGGATCTGCTTATAACACCCATTCCCTCGCTTCCGGAGCGCATGGAGTTCAACATCATGGGCGCGTTGTGCCTCCGTCACTACAAGGGGAACCCCCGAGATGAACTCAATCAACACAGTGTGCTTCCTATTGAAAAGGCCCAGGGTCCGATCCTCTTCATTATAGGGGAGGATGACGAATGCTTCAATAGCAGAGAGTACGCTGAGCAAGCCCTGGACCAGCTGCGGAGGCACGGCCGAAGCAGCGGAAGGCTGCTGCTCTACCCCGGGGCGGGCCACCTCATAGAGCCGCCCTATTCGCCCCTGTGCTATGCGTCCTGGAGCCGCGGCCTTTTCTGCCCCCTGCTCTGGGGGGGGGACCCTGCTGGCCACGCGGCAGCCCAGGAGCACGCCTGGGGAGAGATCCAGAAATTCTTCAGGCAACACCTTGTTCAGAGCAGAAGCACACTCTAA
- the LOC103006095 gene encoding acyl-coenzyme A amino acid N-acyltransferase 2-like isoform X2, with translation MLQLTATPASALADEPVHIRVTGLPPLQTVTLMASVKDEKGNLYQSRAFYRASKAGELDLKQAPALGGHYVGVHPMGLFWSLKPEKAFERLIKKDVMNSPFWITLDLYDSVYLQKSGEVQPRASQVVQRWFSSPEMQRVQIREGRVRGALFLPPGEGPFPGLIDLFGGIGGLVEYRASLLAAHGFAVLALAYFAYADLPKQLQEVDLEYFEEAANLLLAHPKIQKPGIGVISVSKGAEIGLAMACYLKEVAATVCINGCNAIFEFPLRYRDLLITPIPSLPERMEFNIMGALCLRHYKGNPRDELNQHSVLPIEKAQGPILFIIGEDDECFNSREYAEQALDQLRRHGRSSGRLLLYPGAGHLIEPPYSPLCYASWSRGLFCPLLWGGDPAGHAAAQEHAWGEIQKFFRQHLVQSRSTL, from the exons ATGCTCCAGCTGACAGCCACCCCGGCAAGTGCCCTCGCGGATGAGCCCGTGCACATCCGAGTGACAGGCCTGCCCCCACTGCAGACGGTAACCCTCATGGCATCTGTGAAGGATGAGAAGGGGAATCTGTACCAGTCCAGAGCCTTCTACAGGGCCAGCAAGGCTGGTGAGCTGGACCTGAAGCAGGCTCCTGCCTTGGGAGGCCACTACGTGGGGGTCCACCCGATGGGCCTCTTCTGGTCTCTGAAGCCTGAGAAGGCTTTTGAGAGGCTGATTAAGAAAGATGTGATGAACAGCCCCTTTTGGATCACTCTGGATCTGTATGACTCCGTTTATTTACAAAAGTCAGGGGAGGTTCAGCCCAGGGCCAGCCAGGTGGTGCAGCGTTGGTTCTCCAGCCCTGAGATGCAGCGGGTGCAGATCCGAGAAGGTCGTGTGCGAGGAGCCCTTTTCCTCCCTCCAG GGGAAGGCCCTTTCCCAGGACTCATTGATTTGTTTGGGGGCATCGGGGGTCTAGTTGAATATCGGGCCAGTCTTCTGGCTGCCCATGGCTTTGCAGTGCTGGCTTTAGCATATTTTGCCTACGCAGACCTGCCCAAGCAGTTGCAGGAGGTGGACCTGGAATATTTTGAGGAAGCTGCCAACTTGCTACTAGCTCATCCCAag ATCCAAAAGCCAGGAATTGGAGTGATCTCTGTGAGCAAAGGTGCAGAGATCGGGCTGGCCATGGCCTGCTACCTGAAGGAGGTGGCAGCCACCGTCTGCATCAATGGGTGCAATGCCATCTTTGAATTTCCGCTCCGGTACCGGGATCTGCTTATAACACCCATTCCCTCGCTTCCGGAGCGCATGGAGTTCAACATCATGGGCGCGTTGTGCCTCCGTCACTACAAGGGGAACCCCCGAGATGAACTCAATCAACACAGTGTGCTTCCTATTGAAAAGGCCCAGGGTCCGATCCTCTTCATTATAGGGGAGGATGACGAATGCTTCAATAGCAGAGAGTACGCTGAGCAAGCCCTGGACCAGCTGCGGAGGCACGGCCGAAGCAGCGGAAGGCTGCTGCTCTACCCCGGGGCGGGCCACCTCATAGAGCCGCCCTATTCGCCCCTGTGCTATGCGTCCTGGAGCCGCGGCCTTTTCTGCCCCCTGCTCTGGGGGGGGGACCCTGCTGGCCACGCGGCAGCCCAGGAGCACGCCTGGGGAGAGATCCAGAAATTCTTCAGGCAACACCTTGTTCAGAGCAGAAGCACACTCTAA